One Molothrus ater isolate BHLD 08-10-18 breed brown headed cowbird chromosome 30, BPBGC_Mater_1.1, whole genome shotgun sequence DNA segment encodes these proteins:
- the LOC118697338 gene encoding lens fiber major intrinsic protein-like, translated as MRELRSSAFWRAVLAEFLGSLLYALLGLGASLRWAPGPPSVVGAALAFGLAQTTLVQALGNVSGGHVNPAITLAFLMASQLSLPRALGYLLAQVLGMLAGAGVLYGVTPGPVRGTLGLSALHPGVGPGQGTVVELLLTAQFVLCVFASFDDRHDGRPAMAAVPVGFSLALGHLFGIHYTGASMNPARSFAPAVITRNFANHWVYWAGPLLGAALGAVLYEFALCPRPRSLAERLAALKGEPPAPTAVTAAAVTAAEPPPEPPAEPLELKTQGL; from the exons ATGCGGGAGCTGCGCTCGTCCGCCTTCTGGAGGGCCGTCCTGGCCGAGTTCCTGGGCAGCCTCCTCTatgccctgctggggctgggggcctCCCTGCGCTGGGCCCCGGGCCCCCCCAGCGTTGTGGGGGCCGCCTTGGCCTTCGGGCTGGCCCAGACCACCCTGGTGCAGGCGTTGGGCAATGTCAGCGGGGGTCACGTCAACCCGGCCATCACGCTGGCCTTCCTGATGGCCTcgcagctctccctgccccgtGCCCTGGGTTACCTGCTGGCCCAGGTGTTGGGAATGCTGGCCGGAGCCGGGGTGCTCTATGGGGTGACCCCCGGCCCCGTCCGTGGCACCCTCGGCCTCAGCGCG CTGCACCCCGGCGTGGGCCCGGGCCAGGGCACGGtggtggagctgctcctgacCGCCCAGTTCGTCCTCTGCGTCTTCGCCAGCTTCGACGACCGTCACGACGGGCGCCCGGCCATGGCCGCCGTGCCCGTCGGCTTCTCCCTCGCCCTCGGCCACCTCTTCGGG ATCCACTACACGGGTGCCAGCATGAACCCCGCTCGCTCCTTCGCCCCCGCCGTCATCACCCGCAACTTCGCCAACCACTGG GTGTACTGGGCGGGCCCGCTGCTGGGCGCGGCGCTGGGCGCGGTGCTCTACGAGTTCGCGTTGTGCCCGCGGCCGCGCAGCCTGGCCGAGCGCCTGGCCGCCCTCAAGGGAGAGCCGCCCGCCCCCACCGCCGTCACCGCCGCCGCCGTCACCGCCGCCGAGCCGCCGCCCGAGCCGCCGGCAGAGCCGCTGGAGCTGAAGACGCAGGGGCTGTAA